The following is a genomic window from Phaseolus vulgaris cultivar G19833 chromosome 6, P. vulgaris v2.0, whole genome shotgun sequence.
GCCGTTGTCTTAGATCCTAGACACAAAATGAGATATAAGAATTGGGCAATTGATCAACTTTTTTATTCAGAAAAGACAAATAACGGATGTGTCTTAAAGTCAAGATTAGATATTTCTTTGAAGTTGATGTTTGAtgaatataaaagtaaaaaagggGGAGCTGAAAATGACACACAACGAATGCATGAAGAGATACCTAATTATAAGAATGATCCGTATGGTTGGAATAAATTTTTGCAAACAACTGGGTTAACCTCTTCAAACAAATCCGAGCTTCAAAAATATTTAGAGGAAGAACTTGATACAAGTGCAAACTTGAATATTCTTGATTGGTGGAAAATTAATTCATGTAGATTTCCAATCCTTTCAAACATGGCGCGAGAATTATTAGTTATGCCTGTTTCTACAATAGCATATGAGTCCACGTTTAGCACAGGAGGAAGAGTGCTTGATCCATATCGTAGTTCTTTATCACATCAAAAGGTGGAGACACTTATTTGTACATAGGATTGGCTAAAAGATACACCTTTACCGTCATTGTTAGACTATGATTTTGAAGAACTTCAGTGTATTGATCAAGGTATGTTGATATTCCAATTATGTATTAATGTTACAATTAAATATGTATTAAGTAAcgataagtttttttttatttcttatagaGTTGGTTTCTCAACAAGATGTTGGCGGATCAACCACAATTTCTCTTACATAGTATGTTGGCCATCTCAAATTCCGTAACCAATCTGTGTGGTAAGCGAAATGCACATTTGAAGCAAATTCTTACTgtgttttcatttgttttttgtttattattaattgGTGCAAATTGATTATGGTGATTTTATTGACTGCTATTCTTGCATATGATTGTGATGGCTCGTTGAATATGTAGCTACACTTCTTGGGCAACTATGGAGATTAGAATCCCTACGTTAAGAGAAGAAAGCTATGTGACGAAGAGAGATAGAGTGGTTTCTTTCTGTCTGTGATCATATAGTTGAATTGACACCTAATTGGCAGACATTTCCAGATGGAAGCAAGCTTGTGGTACAACTATacatatagtttttttttttgcactcATGCAGTTGTTTGGTGTACTATGAATATGTACTTATTATCCTAATGAACCTTAACATAACTCTTATTTGGCACTTGAAGGTCAAAAGATGCaaataaatattcattatttGAGATGTCAAAACATCTGCATCTCTTGAAGGTCAAAAGTTGGCATTTGTGCACACTCTTTTTTGGCATTTGAAAGTCTAGAGTTGTGTTTTATGTATATTATAAACTGTAAATTGAATGGGAAAGCTTCACATTAAGTTATGCCAGTAGGTATTAGGCACACTACAAAATGACTCATTGTTGCCTGAAATTGAAGTTGAAAGATAACAACGCAAAATGATGCAACTTGGTTATGTAATTTTCTTGACCTAGATAATTTTTAAGACATACATGTCCTTAAAATGCGTTGAATGTATGTTGTAGATTAGTCATGTTGGTAGTACATTGGATGCAACAACATATTATCCTCAGAGTTTTCTTTTGCAGTCTAGTTTTAGTTTATTTCTTTTGAACATATATTTTAGTTCATTTTGACATCTCAAATGAAGGGTTGTATTGTAGAATTTTACTTGGTTGATTCATATTCTACAAGCAATGCACAAAGATAAAAAGTATTGAATTTGTTTGTTGTTGTTCCTTTTTAAGggattaattataattattatggtTTCAGTTCCTGAAGTTATGGTTCCTAATTTGGATTTGACCTTGCCAATGAATAGAGGCAGTGAATCAACCATTCCAAGCACCATCATTTATGAATCTGCCTCAATAGGAACTAACCTCTCCTTCACTCCCTCTTCTGCCAAACTAAATCCTCTGCCTTTTCACAACCATTGTCCTGTTCAGGTATCCTTCATTGGTGGGTTTTGGCATGTATTTTGGTGCTTGGAAGGGTTCATTTGAGGTTGGGCACATGGGAAGGCTAATTGGTGCTTGAATTTGATTAGTTGCTTGTTAAAAATGTGAGATCTGTGATCGTGGTCTGGTCTGTAGTCTCAATGAAAATTATGTTGTGAATGATTAGGTGACAAAATTATCTGGTTTGATTTTGTTATTGATTTCTTTGCTGGTTTTTATTCCTTTTGTTCTTATTTGTTGACGAAGATAGCTTCAAGAATTGGATTTCAATATGTTATTTGACCACATAAATTTGCATATTGAAGGTTTATTCtgtctttagtattttttttttctttaatgctTCCAACTTTTCTTCTTGCAGGATTGGTTTTAGAATGATATGAACAAAATTAACTAGtttcaaacttttaaaaaatagtagttATAGtttttgatattattaaattattattttattatataatattattatttttacatattattatattaatattatgttagtATTTTTTAGGAAATatagatttaaatttaaaatccaattaatttattattatattaatattatgttagtttctttagaaaatataaatttagatttaaaatctaattaatttgttttataaaaatatggatttggatttgatttggatttataaaaatccaaattgattttataaaaaataaggatTTGGATTTAGAatccaatccaaatatttggatttgaattttgtaaaaatccaaattaatttcataaaaaaataatcctaTCCacatatttggatttggattgaattttggattttgtaaaaatccaaattaatttcataaaaaaaaaaagatttggatttaaaattcaatccacatatttagatttggattgaatttttcaaaatcataacACCACCCAATGATATATGCATATTTTGAAATATGATGTAAATGTTTatcttctaaaaaaaatatagaggaAAGAATAAAATACAACTAagcccaataaaaaaaatgaaacttccAAAATATTATTGCACATCTTATTTCAGCCATTTtgaaatagaatttttttaggTTTTCTCTAAAAGTCCAATTGAGTTAATCAAGTTAAGGAGAGCTTCATTGTTGTCTTCCACAACATATTCTTCATTGTTGTCTTCCACATATTCTGCAGAAGGCATGTGGACTATACCAAATCCTTTTCCCTTTCGCATgatgcaaaataagaaaaagagattaaaaaataattcaaaatcaccaataataaaataaaaatacattttaaactgagatttcaattttttaattggGGTGAACAAGTAGTGCAGATCTTACGGATTCTCTTAGGGCCTGTTTGTATCCAGGCGGGGAAAAGCAAAGAAAGAAGGAGAGCGCAGAAAGTtggaaaaacgaaaaaaaaaatgtaaaatccCGAAAAATGATGTAATTTTTGTGCCTtaaatttttctctttcttttgagaagatttgtggAGAAAGATGACGTggcactattttttttttaaattaataaattatatatgtaaactatattctaatatatatatatatatatataacacttataattttttattaattattaatattaaattttatattataataaaataaataataaataaaatattaattttaattattaatacatatttttatttaatttaatattaattttttattttaaattattttaattctaatatatatttttaaattcttttataataaattctttaataatttttttaaaaatttattatttattaaatttgtaaacttacattttatacattttaaaaaattaaaataatctttCCCAATATCACATCaattacaaacttcaataaactttcctcacaaatctactctaatataccccaatccaaacaacctcactttcctctcaaatcatTCTAAATCCTCTCCCTCAAATCccctccctaatccaaacacacccttagtgaaagttaaagtgttGGCTGTCTTGGTCAGTTCTTTAGTGATTTATTTTGGGGAAACTAATACTGCAAAAAGGAAAGCAGTAATGAACAACAACGTACCTTTTGTAACACTTATTAATACGATATTATTATTCATCTTTATCttgctttatattttttttgtttgtagtTTCTTTTGGTGTGATTAACAATCAATATTGCAGTATTTCATTGTTCTTTGGGCTCATTTAAGCACTAAGTGCACAATACTGGTATTAGAGTTACATTCAATCTTGTTTTGTGTTTATGATAATTTTCTAAGAAGATGAGTACCATATCCAAGATCGAGAAGTTCAACAAGAATAACAATTTCAAACTATGGGTCAAGATCAAAGCCTTGCTTAAGGAGAAAGGGACGTAGACACCACTTTTCGAAATCATGTCACACACAAAGAGGAAGGTTCTAAAGCTTTTAAAGGAAAATGACTAATTTTATGATGCTTATATCATTGTTATATGAGGTTCTTTATTAGATTGCAGAGGAGAAAACTCCAACAACGTTGACTAAAGTTGTATAAGTTGTTCATGACAAAGTTTATTTGCAATAAGATTCTATTCTAGAGGAGGTTGTTCAGGTTACGAAGAAAGGTACGTCACTCAAGGCTCATTTTGATCTCAATTCAATATTGATGGATCTTTGAGACATCAACGTCAAGGTAGAAGATGAAGATGCAACAATGATTTTGTTatcatttctctctctcttttcatCTTATGAGAACTTGGTAAGTTCTTTGAATGTAGGGAAGGATTGCATTATACTTGAAGAGATTGTCTAGTCTTAAGTTAAGGGAACTTCTTCTGAAAGAAtatgtgatggaagaggcctaAGCACAAGTCCaaatgcaagcccaccaaagagtagatttgggccaaccactaGAGCTATGGCCAAGAAGATCCAAGAAGACTGGAGGCtactactgatggcagagaaaccttcttatacatgtttaaaatgccataaactctagtgtagagtagactttaatttcttgtcaaaattagcatagaaACTTTATTTgtactttttcttagaattaattttgacacctaaaacaccaacctaggtaaatttagggtttctaaaacCTCTAAATTAACCAAGGCCGGTCTACAAAGCCCATAGAGGGGGTGAGCGTACAACACTAGTCACGCCCCTCCCATGTGCTTCATTAGGCGCCACTTTTTGGATGGaagttcatttgaatttccctccattttcatttgaattttcagccctctaaacactataaataagacggtttggctcatgtatttgcaagattaatcatatgagtgaattgctgccaaatttgtgccaaTTACACTCTTGTCTCCTAGTCTTCCTGGGATAAAAGTTTGATCTTCATTCTTCACCTTTCAAGTGAGATGACCTCACCACTCACTTTCCACACATgacatgcaccttcaaggagtccAACTCTCTAAGTGAGATCCTTGCATGCCTCATCCATAAGCTTCCGCCACCATCAAATTCAAGTTTCAATTCAACATAAAGACACTCTTCCATCAATATGAGGGTGTTGCATCATCTTATGAGTTAGAAAGTCAtgaagttgaaaaaaataaggTTAATTCTAAAGACATTTGTGGATATTGCAAGTAGCTGGAGCATTAAAGGAATGATTGTCCAAGATTGGAGAAGCAAGATTAGGTGAAAGCTATAGTTCATAAGGCGGAGTCCTCTAATGATGACATGGTGTTAACCATCCTTTCAAGACAACCATTAATTAATAGGTTAGGGTTGGATTCTAAATGCTCCTTTTACACGAGTTATTGGAGGGACTAGTTTACCACGTTAGATGAGTTGAAGGGTGGTAACTTTTTGATGGGCAATGACACTGATGAAGTTCCTTGtagaaaatgaagaacaaaagCAACTTCCATGGGGAGGATGATTGGATGCAATGGAATTTGAAGGAAGAGTCATGGTTTTTGCAATGTTTTTAAGAGAAGCTAACTTCGAAATGTTGGATTTGAAGAGTAAAATCAAGTCTTTTGAGAACTTATTTGGTGATAATGTTATAACTTTCATTACATGTGTTTGTGAGTCTTTCACACAAAGAAATCACAAGAATATACCTTAAccataaaaattgtttttaaaaggttaaaatatgatgaaaaggttttaaaattgttttaattgaattttttgtttcgACAATATATAAATCTTGTCCTGAATCAAGAGTCAAATAGTTAACTGAATAAAGGAACACAATTATATTTAACCGAGTCAAAGAGCATGAGTAGCAAAAAGGGATTGAATATGATTGTGCACAATCAAGAAGAGCACAGAACTAGTTATTCTCTTTCGAAACAATTCACTCAATAATACCCACCTAAGACAAAAGGCACAAAAATCATTATGTACTAATCAAATTTAAACCAAACTTAAAGAAGTCTAATGCATGAAATGGAAACAAATTTAAGCCACTGAGGATGTGAGAGTTGTTTAATGCATGCATATTGTCTTAGGCAATGTCACTGGTTTCATGACCATGGCAACATTGGTATTTAACAGAAGCTACTTCCATTTCATGTCCACACTTATTTGGACATGGTAAGTGAGCTAGAATATCTGTGGGGTAATTAGCAAACTCCCTATGTTCACATTTTTTAGGAACAGTCTTAACCTTGCATTTCTCATAGTAGTCCTTGAAAGCTACATCAAAGCTCACTTCATGGTCCAATTTCGCTTTCCAACCTTCAAAGTCTCTGACAGTTATAAGCATAGCCTCACCATGACCTAGAAGCTTCACGTGAGACCCTTTTGTAAGAATGGCCCATCCATTTGGATCTTGTTTGAGGAACAACAATTTCTGAATCTCTCTTGTTGTGGAGTCTTTCACTTCTTCACCACCCTTCTTTATTCGTTTCCTGCTGGCAAGCAAGTTGTCAATGGTGATCCAGAAGCGTGGAACGATCTTGGGGCTCTCACTTCCCAGTTTATAGGACTCAATTGTGGTTTCCACTAGGTTGAAAGTTccattatttttcaatttctcCACAGCTGCGGTGAAatcttcaatccacttggtgttGCTACCTCCATAAATGAAGATGTAACAGTCCCTATTGCTCTGAGTTATGGACATAAAAAACACAGATAAAATTATTTAGCATAGAAATTTAACTGTTAATTAAAGATATAGTTAGTAAATAAGCATCATAACATGATTCCATTTTGTGTGACATGTAGAGGTAATATAATAACTTAAATAACTTGTTTGGATGCACTGCACTGGTACAACTGTGGCAGATTATTTGGAAGAATTCAACAATAAGAAAACAGCCATCAATGAATTATGTGTGTTATTAAGAAGAGgatttaagcctaactcaaccttataaaatcgatttataaGATAAGGTTTGcactcatttatatactatgagaTATTCTTATTGCATGCCAGTGCgtaagactatatatttatgggtgtGATTCGATAACAGGTGGCCTGATCAGTCCAACAAATATCGACTAAAaataaagacatttcatagtatataagttggTGTTAACCTCACCTTTTAAGTCAGTTTTATAAGGTTAAAATTTACTTCTCAATACATACATGTATCAAATAGAAAAAGCATTAGTTTGTGGAGCTTACCAATTCCCTTATTGTTGGACTGAGGCTCTTCATCTCAGTCCAAAACCAATTCCATTGCTGAGTAAGTCGGGTGTGATCAGAGGTTCTAAAAGGGAATCCCTCAATCCCCCACATGGAAATAATTTGTTTTGCATCAGGGTTTTCCACTTTACCCTGGGGGCTAATCAGCAAGATAATGGGGTTATCCTTGTAGTTGAATACCTCTTTGATAAGATCAATACCTGTTTGGAAATTGAATTCCTTCACCACATACCACCCAACCTCAGTAATATTTTCTACCTTTTTCCTTTGCTCTTCATCCCAAACACTCACAATGGGGATCCACAAAATACTGAAATCATCTTTCATGTAACCTTCTACTTCTCTTGGCTCTTCCTTCAATTTACCATCAATTGATATTAAAAGCTGAGTCTCATATTCAATGTTGTCAATGCCCGAAATGAACAACAAGACATGCTTGTTCTTAAACACTCCAACTCCAACCTGTATATAAGTCAAGGAGATAATAATGCACAATGAATTTGTTATTTTACTCAAAACTATGATACTTTACTTTAATGATTAAACCCTTTGTTTACACCGAGTTTAATCACtcattatctttattttaacttttatttcttACTTTTAAAGACATcatctttttagtttctatacACATTCGATTAATACTAAAGTATAAGAAAATAGTAGCAGTGAAGATAGAATATTTTAAGACATTTCTTTAATTGATACCTCTTTTGCAGTAAGAACATTATACACTATAGGTCTTGGATCCTGAGGATCAGTAGGGATAATAAGAGCTtccaaatattttacaatgtcACATTCAGTGGAATTGTTGATAATATCCTTGCGCTTTGAGTAATCTTCTATTCGCCCTGCAATCAACACAAAGAACATTTACCTCTATACCCTATTGTAGTTCAATTTATCACCCTTTAATAGTTCAGAGAATTTAAGGGAAACATGCTTCTAATGTTCATATAAAAGATTTGTAAAAGCACTGAACACATAATTAACCTATCTGTGTGTTGCACTTCTCCTGATGCTCCGTGAAATTTTTGAGAATGTAGTCCAGCTTATAGTCAAATTTGGATAAGTCATATCTATAACCCCTGAATCCAAGCATTTGCAATTACGAGTcattatacaaaattttaatatacatAGAGCAGATTTGGATCCTCTCATGTCAATAATTAACACGACAATTACATGTTACAAGAGAGAGACACAAAAAGCAACTTGAAGGAGTACACACCATTCTTTTTGTTGGTTCCCTTAACttcactttttctctttctccctTATTGAATGGAGATTTGTATCAAAGAAGATATTGGAGTGGTATGATTATTAGAGATTCAATATCAACTAAAGATAAAgatctttcatagtatataagtgaatgcaGACTTCAccttataaactaattttctaAGGTTGAATTAAGCTTAAAGTTTACTTCTTAATAAAGATTCATGTTCTATAATCCTATAATAAAGGGAGTTACTTAAAAAGGATATTGGAAGAAGTTGTTGAGAGAAATGTCACCATTAACAATAAGAACCTTGCATAGAGCTTGATTCTGGATTCGAACTCACGACCAATTTGTAATATCATGGCTTGCTCTCAATCTcacataatataatatttcgatttttttgtaattaatagTGTCAAGTCAAATGATATCATACAATCTATGTAACTGATTTGGCTTGGCAAGATGAAATTTGGTTGTTGATTTGTCTTATAGCATGACATTATTTTGAGTTAATAAAAGAAGCTTACTTGTCACCCAAGAAAtcaatgtggctagtacaagtgACCAAGGTACTAATTGTCCAGTAGGCAAGAACAGGAATCTCATGCAAAGTGTCGGTTATAGAAGGCACATCCTTTATGTTATACTCTCCAGTAATGAGCTTCTTCCAATCAGTGATGCATTTAACTACTTGCATCACCTTCTTCACCAAATTGTTGAAGTTAGCTAGTTGTTGTAGGTTTTCCATCAGGCTATGAAGTCCATTCAACTCTGCCAATGATTTTCCAAGTTTGTCTCGAGGAATAGGGGCAAGTTGCCAAAACTTTCCATACTCAAGGGAAAAAGCTGCAAGAGCTATCACTGCTTTTGCATCCCAGGAATAATCTCTCAGCTGTTCAAGGATCAACATTGTTGTTTGATGCGCATATTGCTCTCCACGAGCCGTGCAAATCATCTGCAACCCATTGTTAAATCTCACTCTTTTATAAACTTAATCAATTTCAGTCTGAACATGAAGCTGTGTTCTGTTTTTTCTGTAAGTGCTAGTGTCAACACCCAAAATTGTTACCATATATTATTTGATGCTTCAAATTTAGTATTTCTACTTTGATgagtttatttattatgtattaCAGAAATGTATGCTTTTAATTCAGAGAAATCATTAGTTGTTCTGAAAAATCAGAGTTAACTCATGGTTAAATAACTTCATACTAttttgaaagaaattttaaatttaattctgCCTTTACCTGACAAGAAATTCGCTTCAAGGTAGGGAGTCGAGGGAAAGAGTTTAATGGATCCTTTTCTTCTCTGACTTGTTCAATTTGTTGGCCATTCTCCTGtacataaaattgaaaaatacttAAAAGAACTTACAATCATTTGCTAGTCACATACAAATCATTACAGAAACAAATATCTCAACAATGGGATAAAAAATGCAATTCAGATCCTGATTTTTTGTCTCCAAAATTGTACATACAATCCATAGATAACAAATTGGACCATTCCAATACACTAGATAAGTTGAGCTTGGAATCAATAAATGCTTTGCACAATCATTTGCATTCAATGAGAATATATATGTTTGTGCTTGAGGTGCACAGCACTGTAAATAGAAGAGTGTGAAGTGGTTGAAGTTACCTTGATCAAATCAGCAATTTCAATTGAGTGGTTGATAACGTTTGAAGCAATACTATAAAGAGATCCAACATCATACTTCTCAACACAATGGAAATGAGTCATGTAGATTTTCTCCAACATCTGATCGTCATTGACTTCAAATGGGTTAAGCAAGAGCTTCTCCTGATGAACAGTGTTGCTGGAAACTTGCTTAGACGACATGTTGGTGTTCAAAGTATTTAGACAAATATTTGAAAGCCAACAATGTGTATTTATAGAGTGAAGAAAAGCACTGCAAGTTAAAATGCAAAGCCAAAATAGTGATGAACTAACTTCAGTATAGATAAAGAAAGATAGTGAATTACATAGTACAAAATTCATGTGGCTTTTGTGGCCCATATGTTTTCTCTCATGAAAAATTCATAGCATACCCTCGAAGGAAAGAATATGAGTAACAAACAGTACTATAAAGAGTGACATGTTTTCAAAAAGATAAAGGTGAAATTGCGAATAAAGGAAATAATATACTCAGAGTGCTTCTGTTATCATGAGTGCTtcccttttatatattttaccaTCTTAAAGATTACATAAGATTCAAGTTTAAGGttaattaaataaacaaaaatatgcTTGATTGTGCCATTTTCAGAGCCTAGAAATGCAATAGTACCAATACAGGTAAAATAATCATAAAGGGAGAATTTGCTTCCATGTAGGAGTCCCTTTTATATGCTTTTAAACACCCTTTATTTTGGTTCAAGATTGGTTGTTGGGTACATTATTTTGAAGTGACTAATTAATATAAACTactaaaattttacattttgtcGAGCtttgaattttatataaaaattagtaaaaaatgAGTTCTCTAATTTGTCACTGAATAAAGAGTTATTTAAGAATTTTTCCTCTTGCAACAAAATGTGCAGAAAATCTTCCTGTGAACTTTCTTGCAGAAAAGATCCGCGGTAATTTTCCTGCAAAATTTTATTCTGCAAGTTAGTTTACTGCGAATTATGAAAACGCGGTAAATTTTCTTATGAAATTTTTATTCGTAGGTAAGTTTTCCGCTAGtttaatttgaaaacaaaagttCACATGAGATTTTGCATGaattttaaagtataaatatacataatatttgctttcaaaataattttattttgtaccaaataattttatatttatccaatttttattttatttataaattccaCATGAAATTTTTTGTATGGATTTTGaaatatacatatacataattttttctttcattttctttttatatttgaccaaataatttaaaatttataatgttttttatttaatttataaagaatattttcattaatatttttttgaaaacataaacactttagttgaaaataatatataaactaataaattatattttatgttcttgccggttgacttcgGTTGGGTTTGGAAGTGAACTCTTGGCTGAAGCAATTTTGCTTGGGTGTTGAACCGAGTTGAAGACATTTTGTGACGAAGGGGACTCCATCTATTAATcacactccaacgatcaagtcagtgagagcattcaaactaAAAATTTGTATTAGTATCAAATTCATAAAAGTTTACCTTTACTCGGGGTCTTAAACCTCTTTTATAGACATTCTTTAAACGATTTTCATCAACCAGAATATTGtttcaacaacaagaatataatatcaacaacaagaatataattTCAACCGTAAGAACATTCTCTTAACGTGTACCTTTATTTTCGGGTGTAATGCCACATCATCCCTAACaacttttatttgtatttaaaagatatatacCCTTTTACTAATTCAGCTACTCCttctgttatttttttctttaattatctttttcctaTAGTATACACAACATCTGGGTCGACCCCATAATTTGTCATTGGGTCCATACCTTCCCCAAACCGAGTTGGGTATAACCTGTCAAACCGAGCTGGGTATAATTTGTCTAACCGAGCTTACTATGCTTAAGTGTTTGGGCTGAGGACCCGAGCACGTTTGACCAGTACAAAAGCCCCACAGGCTCAAGCCGAGCTTGACAAGGTGAAGAGGCTCTCCAGTACTGGTGGCTGACATGAAGTTTTCTCAGTGGGTAGTTGGACGCGGTTACCGAAGTGTCTCACGAAAAGATATCTTACCTTACTAACGTGGAGCGTAC
Proteins encoded in this region:
- the LOC137831047 gene encoding protein SIEVE ELEMENT OCCLUSION B-like produces the protein MSSKQVSSNTVHQEKLLLNPFEVNDDQMLEKIYMTHFHCVEKYDVGSLYSIASNVINHSIEIADLIKENGQQIEQVREEKDPLNSFPRLPTLKRISCQMICTARGEQYAHQTTMLILEQLRDYSWDAKAVIALAAFSLEYGKFWQLAPIPRDKLGKSLAELNGLHSLMENLQQLANFNNLVKKVMQVVKCITDWKKLITGEYNIKDVPSITDTLHEIPVLAYWTISTLVTCTSHIDFLGDKGYRYDLSKFDYKLDYILKNFTEHQEKCNTQIGRIEDYSKRKDIINNSTECDIVKYLEALIIPTDPQDPRPIVYNVLTAKEVGVGVFKNKHVLLFISGIDNIEYETQLLISIDGKLKEEPREVEGYMKDDFSILWIPIVSVWDEEQRKKVENITEVGWYVVKEFNFQTGIDLIKEVFNYKDNPIILLISPQGKVENPDAKQIISMWGIEGFPFRTSDHTRLTQQWNWFWTEMKSLSPTIRELSNRDCYIFIYGGSNTKWIEDFTAAVEKLKNNGTFNLVETTIESYKLGSESPKIVPRFWITIDNLLASRKRIKKGGEEVKDSTTREIQKLLFLKQDPNGWAILTKGSHVKLLGHGEAMLITVRDFEGWKAKLDHEVSFDVAFKDYYEKCKVKTVPKKCEHREFANYPTDILAHLPCPNKCGHEMEVASVKYQCCHGHETSDIA